From one Sus scrofa isolate TJ Tabasco breed Duroc chromosome 9, Sscrofa11.1, whole genome shotgun sequence genomic stretch:
- the RBM48 gene encoding RNA-binding protein 48 produces the protein MLSFARDNTGKMALSGGQLGGLFDHHVQRAVCDSRAKYREGRRPRAVRVYTINLESRYLLIQGVPAVGAMKELVERFALYGAIEQYNALDEYPAEDFTEVYLIKFLNLQSARIAKRKMDEQSFFGGLLHVCYAPEFETVEETRKKLQERNAYIARTTKNKDHYMTKKKLDTAHKHERDFRQDFHSKTSGFSAATLNTSTGNSDLCLPYSCELPLCFFSPKCMCSSGTHVDRASDSCQEGRNCDGTLELCNRNDALQKMQVKTCKNSLGCPGAQKAVTSSEAVDRFMPRTTQLQERKRRREDDRKLGAFLEASTSSNEVMIGPLLPDIPKVDMHDDSLNTTANLIRNKLKEVISSVPKPPENKLEDVHRSHPLKQRRRI, from the exons ATGTTGTCGTTCGCGAGGGATAACACCGGCAAGATGGCGTTGAGCGGCGGGCAGCTAGGAGGCTTATTCGATCACCACGTCCAAAGGGCTGTATGCGACTCGCGGGCCAAGTATCGAGAGGGGCGCCGCCCTCGCGCTGTCAGG GTTTACACGATCAATTTGGAATCTCGGTACTTATtaatacaaggagttcctgcagtCGGAGCCATGAAGGAATTAGTTGAGCGATTTGCTTTGTATGGTGCAATTGAACAGTATAATGCTCTAGATGAATACCCAGCAGAAGACTTTACAGAAGTTTATCTTATTAAATTTCTCAATTTACAAAGTGCAAG GATAGCcaagagaaaaatggatgaaCAGAGTTTCTTTGGTGGATTGCTTCATGTGTGCTATGCTCCAGAATTTGAGACAGTtgaagaaaccagaaaaaaattacaggagaGGAATGCCTATATAGCAAGAACTACTAAGAATAAAG ATCATTACATGACAAAGAAGAAACTGGATACAGCGCATAAACATGAAAGAGATTTTAGACAGGACTTCCATTCGAAGACATCTGGATTTTCTGCGGCCACTTTGAACACTTCCACTGGGAACTCAGATCTTTGTCTTCCTTATTCTTGTGAGTTGCCTTTGtgttttttctccccaaaatgtATGTGTTCATCGGGAACACATGTGGACAGAGCATCAGACTCCTGTCAGGAGGGTAGAAACTGTGATGGAACACTAGAGCTCTGTAACCGCAATGACGCTCTGCAGAAAATGCAGGTGAAAACTTGTAAAAATTCATTGGGTTGCCCTGGGGCGCAGAAGGCTGTTACTTCTTCAGAGGCCGTAGACAGATTTATGCCAAGGACAACACAACTGCAGGAGCGGAAAAGGAGACGAGAAGATGATCGTAAACTTGGAGCTTTCCTTGAAGCCAGCACAAGTAGTAACGAGGTTATGATTGGGCCTCTGTTACCAGACATACCTAAAGTGGACATGCATGATGACTCATTGAATACAACAGCGAATTTAATTCGGAATAAACTTAAAGAG